The genomic interval TCCAACTATGAAACGGAAAGACCGGCAATTTAATTGCAAAAGCGATAAATAGCAGGATACAAAGCACGTCCGTCAAGAAAGGAGAGATCGGTGCTAATAGCGCTACATCACCGACATTTAAAATATGCGTTAACGCATCAATATTCGTTGTTCCTACTCGAACAAATAACGTTGCAATCACAAATAACAATAAGACAGAGCCAATGCCGTTATAGACGAGAAAATGATAGGCCGCCTTCTCCTTATTTAGATACCCCCATCTTCCGATTAAGAAGAAAAGAGAAACAAATGTCACTTCAAAGAAGAGGAAGAATAAAAGTAAATTATCTGCCATAAACACACCTAACATCCCGACTTCGAGCAGCAAGAATAACAAAAAGTAGCCTTTCCATTCTGTTTTAATATAAAAGGAAGCCAGTGCTGCAAGCATCGACAAAACCGTTGTTAATAGGATAAACACCAGGCTAAATCCATCAAGGCTTAATTCAAAATCAACCGTATACAAGGTGTCATCATACATCGCTAAATTACCAAACTGAATCCAATTCCATTTAATCTGATAAGAAGATAGTGAAACATCCGTCAGCCATTGTTGATAAAGAAATAGTGAGATTAACAGCGGCATTAATGTACCAATCCACCCAAATTGCTTGAGTGTTTTTTCCTCTGTTTTTGGCATCAGCCAAATCATAATCATCCCGATGACTGGTGAGAATACTAATAAGGGAAGCAAATAGTCATTCATCGCAAGTACCCCCCTGCAACCAAATATACGACCACTAAGACGGCTAAGCTAAGAAAGGCAATTGCCCCATACTGCTGCACTTGTCCCGATTGCAGCTTTGTTGCCCTCTTCGCAAAAATACGAGTAATCCGGACCACAACCAACAGAAAACCGTCTATTACATATCGTTCTATATAAACAAAACCACGGCTAATGGCTTTGGTTGATACAATCATGGTTCGTTCATACAATTCATCGATATAATATTTATTGGCAACTATTCGATAGGCAATCGACTTACCTCCTGTAAGCAAGCTGCCTCTTCGGTGCAGCATATAAGCAATCCCTATACCGATTCCCGAAACAATGGTCGCGATAAGCATGAGCCAAAGCGAGGATTCATGATGACTGTTTTCATTTGTCAGCCAATCTCCAAGAAATGTGCCAAACCACGGTGTTTGAACATAGCCAATACCAATCGAAAGAACGGCGAGAATGGTCATTGGCAGCCACATGATCATAGGTGATTCCTTCACAGCATGAAGGGGTGTCCTCTCTTCCCCGCCAAAGATGGAAAAAAACAAACGAAACATATAAAAGGCTGTTAAAAGCGAAGTAAGCAATACCAGCGTAAATAAGAAATAATTCCCGTTCTCCCAAACAGAAAGAAGAATTTCCTCTTTACTAAAAAACCCTGATAATAGCGGTACTCCTGAAATGGCCAACGTCCCGATTAAGAATAAAGGTCCTGTCCATCGCAACTTCTTCCAAAGCCCGCCCATTTTCTCGATATTTTGTGTATGCACAGCATGAATGACACTTCCGGCTGCAAGAAAAAGGAGGGCTTTAAAAAAAGCATGTGTTACTAAATGAAAGACCGCCGCAACATACCCTGCCGTACCAAGTGCAAGAAACATAAACCCAAGCTGACTCATCGTTGAATAAGCAAGAACCCGCTTCACATCTGTTTGGAAAACCGCGATGCTTGCGGCAAACAAAGCGGTCAAACCACCTGTCACCGCTACGACTAAGAGGGCTATTTCACTGGCTTGAAATAAAGGATACATCGCAGCGACTAAATACACACCCGCTGCAACCATTGTTGCTGCATGAATAAGAGCAGATACAGGAGTGGGGCCTTCCATCGCATCTGGAAGCCAGGTGTGTAAAGGAAATTGTCCGGACTTACCGACCGCGCCGACAAAGATCATAATCGCAATAAACGTGAGCAATGATTGCGATATGTCTCCCGCTTTCACCGCTTGGAAAATAGCGCTATATTCAAAGCTGCGTGTTTGCCAGAATAAAAGAATCATCCCAATGAGGAGGCCCATATCCCCAATTCTTGTCATAATAAAGGCCTTTTTCGCCGCTTGTTTGGCTTCTTGTTTATGAAAATAAAAGCCGATTAACAAGAACGAGCCTAAACCAACAAGTTCCCAAAAAACATATAATTGAAGCAAATTAGGAGACATAACAAGAGCTAGCATCGCAAACGTGAAAAGCCCTAAGTAAGCATAAAAAGTGGAGATTCGTTTTTCTCCGTTCATATACCCTTTTGAATACATATGAACGAGAAAACTAATAAAAGAAACGAGTACAAGCATAAGAACATTCAATGGATTCAGTTCAAAACCAACTGTAATCTGTACATCTCCAACTGTTAGCCAATTGAATGTTTGTTTATAACTTGAATCGTGTAAACTCTTAGTAAAAACAACAGCTGCACATATAAAGGACACAAACGTAAGTAGACTGCCAACCTCTGCACTTCGCGAGCCCAAACGCTTGCCAAATAGAATCAATAGGAAAAATGAGGCAAGCGGAAAAAGCGGTATCAGCCAAGCATTGTCGACCATGACTATCCAACTCCTTTTTCAACAGGCTTGTTTGACACGGATACGATTAATGCTTCATCGTATTCATTTCGTCGATATGAACCGTTTTACGATTGCGATACAATGCCATTAAAATCGCTAGGCCCACCGCTGCCTCTGCTGCTGCAATGGTCATCGTAAATAAAGAAAAGACTTGCCCTGTAATGGATGGCGTCATTCCAAATTTACTAAAAGCAACGAGATTAATATTAACGGCATTTAACATCAGCTCAATCGAAATGAGCACAATGACCGTATTTCTCTTCGTTAAGGCACCGTATAACCCAATACAAAATAAAATAAGCGCTAAAACAAGATACGCAGACAACGGGACTGATGTCATCACTTATGCCCCCTCATCATCTTTTTTGGCTAATACAATCGCTCCTACTAAAGCAACGAGCAGCAACACCGACATCAGCTCAAATGGAATCATAAACTTTGAAAATAACGCAATCCCAATCTGCTCTGTATTTGCTTCATGTAACGTTGTCGGTTGAACAGGGATATCTAAGTTATAAATCCCGATATACACAGCAAAGGCAAAGCCGAGAATCCCAAGCAGCAAAAGAATTTTACGCCACCCGTTTCCCTTTTCTTCTTCCTGTTTTTGATTGTTTGTGAGCATAATTCCGAACAGCATCACAATCGTAATCGCTCCTGAATACAGTAAAATTTGAACAACGGCCACAAACTCAGCTGATAACAACAAGTAAATCCCCGCAATACTGACAAAAGTAAACACAAGCGCAAGAACCATATGCACAACTTTCGTTAACTGAATCAGTAAAATGCCCCCTAAAACAGCAACAAAAGCTAACCCTAGAAAAGCGAGCATTTCACCGGAAACACTCATACTTTATTCTCCTTTCGAACATGCTGGTCATTTTCGTCAAGCCATTGTAAGTCTTTAAATAGTTCATCCCGGCTATATTCCGCTAACTCAAATTTGTTCGTCATCACAATCGCTTCCGTTGGACAAACCTCTGTGCAAAGATCGCATAAAATGCAAATTTCAAAGTTAATATCATAGGTGGAAATCACTTTTCCCTTCTTCGTTGGATCTGGATTTTTCACACCTGTTAATTGAATACAATCCGTTGGACAAATGTTTACACACATATTACAGACGATGCATTTATCTGGATAAAACTTTTGAATGCCACGGAACCGATCTGGAAGCGGCAATGGTTCATCAGGATATGAATAGGTCACTTTTTTTCGCGATAAGTTTTTTAATGTATACGCTAATCCTTTTGCTAGTCCGAACATGAGCGGGACCTCCCTTCGCTTTTTTAAAATAATTCCTTCAAAAGAGCCGTTAAGAAAATATTCGCTAAAGCAATCGGTAATAAGACCTTCCAAGCAAATTCCATAAGCTGGTCTGCACGTAGACGAGGAAAAGAAACTCGAATCCAAATAAGGACATAAATAACAACGCTAAATTTTAGCGCAAATGAAACAGCGCCTGGGATAAAGTCTAAAAACGGAAGCGAATGCCACCCGCCTAAAAAGAGCAGCGTTGTTAAAGTCGCCATCGCAAACATATACACATATTCCGCTAGCATAAAAAATGCCCAGCGGAAACCGGAATATTCTACATGAAATCCTGCCACAAGCTCTGACTCTGCTTCTGGAAGATCGAATGGAACTCGATTTAATTCAGCAATCGCTGCGATAAAGAACACAATAAATCCGACTGGTTGTAAAAAGATAAACCAAATATCTTCCTGAGCCGCTACGATTTCTCTTAAATTCAAACTGCCTGCTAACAGCACCACACCTACAAGCGACATCACAAGAGGAATTTCATAAGAAATCATTTGAGCAGCCGCACGCATTCCGCCCATTAATGAATACTTATTGTTAGAAGCCCATCCTGCTGTTACAACCCCGATAGTCGTAATCCCTGAAATCGCTATATAATAAAGAAGACCTACACCGATATCTGCAAACTGAAATTGATTCGTAAACGGGAGCGTCGCAAGCACCATAAAAGCAGGAGCAAAGGCAAGGACAGGAGCTAATATATAAAGCGGCCGGTCAGCTTTCTTCGGAATCGTATCTTCCTTTAACAGCAGCTTTAGCACATCCGCTACTGTCTGCAAAAGCCCCCAGCTTCCTCCAACCTGGTTAGGTCCAATCCGCATCTGCATAAACCCCATAATCTTCCGCTCCGATAAAATCGCAAACGTGACAAACCCTAGTACAACAAACAAAAAGAGGACCGCTAAACCGAAAAAGATGCCAAAATTCGTCCAGCTTGGAGCTGATTGCAGCAACTCTTGCATCATTATCCATCGACCTCCCCCAGCACAATATCAATCGCGCCTAAAATAGCAATTAAATTCGCCATATTTTCGCCCTCCAACAACTTCGGGAGAATTTGCAAATTATAAAAGGAAGGGCGACGAAATTTAAGCCGATAGGGCTCCTTTTTCCCATCGCTCGCAATATAACAGCCAATTTCGCCACGGGGCGATTCAATTCTGATAGAGGCTTCTCCCTTTGGTGGTTTAATGATTTTCGGAACTTTAGCTAAAATAGGACCATCACCTGGAAATTGAGCAACCGCTTGCTCTAGGATTTTGAGTGATTCTTCTATTTCCTCCATGCGACACTCATAGCGCGACCACGCATCACCCGCTTCACGTGTAGGAACCTCAAAGGAAAAGCGATCATAAATCGAATACGGTTCATCTTTACGTAAGTCTCTTTTCACTCCTGTACACCGTAAGTTCGCACCGCTTAAAGAATAAGCAATTGCCTCTTCTCGCGTATACGTACCGACTCCTTTCACTCGATTTAGAAAAATTTCATTCCCAGTTACAAGTTGATGATACCCGTGAAGCTGCTCTCTCATATATGGAATAAACTCCGTGACTTTCTCGATCCACCCGTCCGGTGCATCCCATTTCACCCCGCCGACGCGCATATAGTTGAAGGTAAGCCTGGCACCGCATAGTTCATTTAATAGATTAATAATCATTTCTCGTTCACGAAACGCATATAAAAAAGGACTAGTTGCTCCTAAATCTAATAAATACGTGCCCCACCATACAAGATGACTAGCAATTCGCCCAAGCTCCATTGTGATGACCCGTAAGTATTCAGCACGATCTGGCACTGTAATACTCGCCATCGTTTCCACTGCATGACACAGTACATAATTGTTGGTCATTGCTGCTAAATAATCCATACGATCGGTATAAGGAATAATTTGCGTATATTGTAAATTCTCTGCGAGTTTTTCGGTACCACGATGAAGATAACCAATGACAGGTGTTGCTTCTTTAATGATTTCTCCTTCAATTTTAATCACAAGTCGAAACACACCGTGAGTACTAGGGTGCTGCGGACCTACATTCAGAAGCATTTCCTCTGTACGTAACATAC from Peribacillus asahii carries:
- the nuoL gene encoding NADH-quinone oxidoreductase subunit L, which translates into the protein MVDNAWLIPLFPLASFFLLILFGKRLGSRSAEVGSLLTFVSFICAAVVFTKSLHDSSYKQTFNWLTVGDVQITVGFELNPLNVLMLVLVSFISFLVHMYSKGYMNGEKRISTFYAYLGLFTFAMLALVMSPNLLQLYVFWELVGLGSFLLIGFYFHKQEAKQAAKKAFIMTRIGDMGLLIGMILLFWQTRSFEYSAIFQAVKAGDISQSLLTFIAIMIFVGAVGKSGQFPLHTWLPDAMEGPTPVSALIHAATMVAAGVYLVAAMYPLFQASEIALLVVAVTGGLTALFAASIAVFQTDVKRVLAYSTMSQLGFMFLALGTAGYVAAVFHLVTHAFFKALLFLAAGSVIHAVHTQNIEKMGGLWKKLRWTGPLFLIGTLAISGVPLLSGFFSKEEILLSVWENGNYFLFTLVLLTSLLTAFYMFRLFFSIFGGEERTPLHAVKESPMIMWLPMTILAVLSIGIGYVQTPWFGTFLGDWLTNENSHHESSLWLMLIATIVSGIGIGIAYMLHRRGSLLTGGKSIAYRIVANKYYIDELYERTMIVSTKAISRGFVYIERYVIDGFLLVVVRITRIFAKRATKLQSGQVQQYGAIAFLSLAVLVVVYLVAGGYLR
- the nuoK gene encoding NADH-quinone oxidoreductase subunit NuoK, whose translation is MTSVPLSAYLVLALILFCIGLYGALTKRNTVIVLISIELMLNAVNINLVAFSKFGMTPSITGQVFSLFTMTIAAAEAAVGLAILMALYRNRKTVHIDEMNTMKH
- a CDS encoding NADH-quinone oxidoreductase subunit J, with the translated sequence MSVSGEMLAFLGLAFVAVLGGILLIQLTKVVHMVLALVFTFVSIAGIYLLLSAEFVAVVQILLYSGAITIVMLFGIMLTNNQKQEEEKGNGWRKILLLLGILGFAFAVYIGIYNLDIPVQPTTLHEANTEQIGIALFSKFMIPFELMSVLLLVALVGAIVLAKKDDEGA
- the nuoI gene encoding NADH-quinone oxidoreductase subunit NuoI — translated: MFGLAKGLAYTLKNLSRKKVTYSYPDEPLPLPDRFRGIQKFYPDKCIVCNMCVNICPTDCIQLTGVKNPDPTKKGKVISTYDINFEICILCDLCTEVCPTEAIVMTNKFELAEYSRDELFKDLQWLDENDQHVRKENKV
- the nuoH gene encoding NADH-quinone oxidoreductase subunit NuoH, which gives rise to MMQELLQSAPSWTNFGIFFGLAVLFLFVVLGFVTFAILSERKIMGFMQMRIGPNQVGGSWGLLQTVADVLKLLLKEDTIPKKADRPLYILAPVLAFAPAFMVLATLPFTNQFQFADIGVGLLYYIAISGITTIGVVTAGWASNNKYSLMGGMRAAAQMISYEIPLVMSLVGVVLLAGSLNLREIVAAQEDIWFIFLQPVGFIVFFIAAIAELNRVPFDLPEAESELVAGFHVEYSGFRWAFFMLAEYVYMFAMATLTTLLFLGGWHSLPFLDFIPGAVSFALKFSVVIYVLIWIRVSFPRLRADQLMEFAWKVLLPIALANIFLTALLKELF
- a CDS encoding NADH-quinone oxidoreductase subunit D, giving the protein MLRTEEMLLNVGPQHPSTHGVFRLVIKIEGEIIKEATPVIGYLHRGTEKLAENLQYTQIIPYTDRMDYLAAMTNNYVLCHAVETMASITVPDRAEYLRVITMELGRIASHLVWWGTYLLDLGATSPFLYAFREREMIINLLNELCGARLTFNYMRVGGVKWDAPDGWIEKVTEFIPYMREQLHGYHQLVTGNEIFLNRVKGVGTYTREEAIAYSLSGANLRCTGVKRDLRKDEPYSIYDRFSFEVPTREAGDAWSRYECRMEEIEESLKILEQAVAQFPGDGPILAKVPKIIKPPKGEASIRIESPRGEIGCYIASDGKKEPYRLKFRRPSFYNLQILPKLLEGENMANLIAILGAIDIVLGEVDG